GAATCTTTTGCTACTACCGTCTGTTTGCCGAACTGACGCGCATACGATTCCGCTTTTTGAAACGTTTCGTCACTGGTCGTTAACGCGCGAACAATTTCCACCAACGGCATCACCGGCACCGGACAGAAGAAATGCATTCCGATCACTTTGTCCGGACGTTTCGTGACGGCTGCCAGTTCTGTGATCGATAAGGAAGAGGTGTTGGTCGCCAGAATCGAATCCGGTTGGACAAGCAGATCCAACTGCCTGAACAGATCCCGTTTCAATTCTATCTTTTCAGGAATCGCTTCCACCACCAAGTCCGCTTCCTTCCCATCTGCCAAATCGGTCGTTAATCGAATGCGGTCGAGGACTTTTTGCTTGTCTTCCTCGGAAATATTCCCTTTTCGGATCAACTTCCCCAGCGACTGTTCAATCGAAGCAAGCCCCTTTTTTGCCAATTCTTCCGTTTGTTCCACCAGAATCACCTGGTAGCCTGCCATTGCAGCCGTCTGCGCGATGCCGTTCCCCATGAGTCCTGCACCAATTACCATCACCGTTTGCAAACAAACCCCTCCCCGGTTTCTGTTATTTCCATTGTACCTGAAATCAAGAAAGCGGCATATCAGATGCCATTTTCAACATTCGCCAAATTCCTTTTTCCATAGACAAAGGTTGCCGAGAATGGCTTCTCAGCAACCCCTGTTCATTACCTGCGAGATATTTCTACGCCAGCTATTAATGCGCATGCGCCCCAACCAGCTTGACTTCCGCACAGCGGGACGGTTTCGGGAACAGTTTATCCGGATTGCACAGATTATCGGGGTTAAATACCCGCATGATCGCAACCTGTGCATCCAATTCTTCCTGTGTGAAAATTTTGGTCATGTCGTTTTGCTTTTCGATTCCGACACCATGTTCTCCCGTAATGGAACCGCCCACATCGGCGCATACCTGCAGCACTTGCGAGCCGACTTTTACCGCCAGCTCCGTATCGCCCGGTTTATCTGCATCGAACAAAATCAACGGATGCAGATTGCCGTCCCCCGCGTGAAACACGTTGGCGATGCGCAATCCGGAGTCACGGCTGATTTCCGCGATCCGACTAAGCACTTCCGGCAAACGGCTGCGCGGGATTACGCCATCCTGTACCAAATAGTCGGGTGACAGGTTGCCCATTGCGCCGAACGCCGTTTTCCGGTTCGACCACCACAGCCCGCGTTCCTGCTCGTTTTGCGCGACACGAACTTCCCGTACATTATATCCTTTGCAGATTTCCACGATCTCGTTTGCCGTTTCTTCCATGCCAGCCGTCAAACCATCCAATTCAATGATCAGCACAGCGGCCAAATCTTTCGGATAACCGACCACGTAGGTTCCTTTCTCGACCCCTTCAATGGCAAGCGTATCCATCATTTCCAGCGCGCCAGGAATAATCCCGTTTGCAATGATGGCAGATACGGTCTGGCTCGCATCGTCAACCGAATCATAAAGCGCCAGAACTGTCTTAACGCCCTGCGGTTTTTTCAAAATACGGACGAAAATTTTGGTGGCAATCCCCATCGTTCCTTCCGAACCCACTAGCAGCCCTGTCAGATCGTAACCGGGCATATCGGGCACCATGCCGCCGACCGTGACCATTTCACCGTTTGGCGTCACCATTTCCATGCCCAGCACATGGTTGCTCGTCACACCGTATTTCAAACAGTGCGGTCCTCCCGCATTTTCGCCGACGTTGCCGCCGATCGTGCAGGACATGCCGCTCGACGGATCCGGCGCATAGTAATACCCTTCGTGCTGAATTGCTTTTGTCAGCCGCAGATTGACATAGCCCGGTTCCACAACCGCTGTCCGGTTTCTGTAATCCACTTCCAACAGGCGCTTCATTTTCACCAGGCTGATCAATACTTCGCCGTTGATCGGAATCGCGCCGCCTGACAGCCCAGTTCCCGCACCGCGCGGGATAAACGGCTGCTTTTCACGGTTTAAAAGCTTTACAACCGCCGCCACCTGTTCTGCGTTCGCCGGAAAAACAACCGCTCGTGGCCTTTTTTTGTAGATCGTCAGACCGTCGCATTCATAAGCGACCAAATCGTCCGGTTTATAAAGGACAGACTGTTCACCGACAATGCTCTGCAATTGTTCAATCAATCGATCGCGGCTCATTTGCGTCCCCTCCCGCCGACAAGTTCCATTTGTTTTGCCTGCCCGGCTGCCGCTTGATCTTCCGCTTGGTAGGCCCGGTCGAGCAGCGTGATCGTATGCGCCACTTCCAGTTTCGCATCGATCCGATGAACGCCAACCTGAATTTGCATCATACAGCCCGGGTTGCCCATTGCAATACAGCTTACGTTGGATGGGACGTCTGCCATCTTGCGATCAAGCAACGGTCCGGCAATCTCCGGATGCGTAATATTGTAGATACCGGCGGAACCGCAACAACGGTCCGATTCGAACATCTCTACCAATTCAACGCCCGGAATCGAGCGCAAAATTTGCCTTGGCTGTGTGCGAATCTTCTGCGCATGCGCCAAGTGGCAGGCATCATGATAAGTAATTTTCATTTCGACCCGGCCTTTTGGCGCCTCATATCCCACTTCCACCAGAAATTCGGATACATCGCGCACTTTCGCCGCAAACGTTTCCGCTTTTTCGTGATATTGCGGATCGTTGTGCAGTAATTCCGGATATTCTTTAACTGCCGCTCCACAGCCAGCGGCGTTAATAATGATATAGTCAACATCAGCAGCCAAAAACACGTCGATATTCTGGCGTGCCATCGCTTTCGCAATATCCCGCTCACCCGCATGCACCTGCAAAGCTCCGCAGCAGCCTTGTCCCTCCGGCATCACTACATCAAATCCATTGCGTGCCAGTACGCGGGCGGTCGCCATGTTAATATCGGCGTACATGACGTCCATCACACAACCAAGAATCAGACCGACGGTTCCCCGTTTCTTGCCGATTGCAGGAAGTACGGTTCCAAGCGCCTCCCGCGATGTCTTGGCAGGTACCTGCGGCATGGCCGCTTCCATTTCTCTCAGGTGTTTGGGGAACAGCTTCATGATGCCTAAGCCGCGAGTCGCCGTTTGCAGTCCCGATTTTTGGTAGAAGCGCATAAACCGACCGAGCGTTCGCAAACGGTTCGGATGCGGGAAAATCTGCTTCAGGAATGTGCTGCTGATCATCCCTTTTACACCGGTCAATGGCTGCGCCTTTCTGACTTGACCACGCGCCTCTTCAATCAAGGCTCCAACCTGAACGCCGGACGGACAAGCGGTTTCGCATGCCCGACAATCCAGACAGCGAAACACCGGATCAATAAAAGAATCGTTGATATCCAGCTTGCCTTCCGCCACAGATTTGATCAAATACACACGACCACGCGGCGACTGTGCTTCATTGCCCGTTTCCTGATAGGTAGGACACGCATCCAAACAGAGTCCGCAATGCACACAGACATTGAATTTGTCGGGATCGGGTGGATCCGGCCATTTATAGTTCGAATGTTCCAACATGGCTGCCAGCGTTGTTTGTTCGCTCATCTCAGATTCCTCCCACAAACCGGCCAGGACTTAAAATCCCCTCCGGATCGACCGTATTCTTGATTCCTCTCATATACGAGATCGCGCTGGGATCCGTTCCCCACACACCAATCTCACTTTTCAGTCCATACTCGCCGTCTTCAATCACCAGGTAACCGCCGTTCGCTTCTGCCAGATTCCGCAGGGAGAGCGCCGTTTGTTTCAGTGCCTGCCGATCGTCTGACCGCAAACGAACGCGAAGAGTTCCCACTCCGATACTGACTGCATAGGAAAGCGACACCCGATTTTTTTCCGCTTCCTGTTCAAAAGCGGGCAGAAGATCATTCATGCGGG
The sequence above is a segment of the Effusibacillus dendaii genome. Coding sequences within it:
- a CDS encoding 3-hydroxyacyl-CoA dehydrogenase family protein, with product MVIGAGLMGNGIAQTAAMAGYQVILVEQTEELAKKGLASIEQSLGKLIRKGNISEEDKQKVLDRIRLTTDLADGKEADLVVEAIPEKIELKRDLFRQLDLLVQPDSILATNTSSLSITELAAVTKRPDKVIGMHFFCPVPVMPLVEIVRALTTSDETFQKAESYARQFGKQTVVAKDSPAFIFNRVLIPMLNEAAFLVYEGTQPEDVDRTMKLAASHPIGPLELADYIGIDVLLDVIQSMYEGFQDPKYRPCPLLKKMVEAGRLGRKSGTGFYSYGT
- a CDS encoding FAD-linked oxidase C-terminal domain-containing protein, with the protein product MSRDRLIEQLQSIVGEQSVLYKPDDLVAYECDGLTIYKKRPRAVVFPANAEQVAAVVKLLNREKQPFIPRGAGTGLSGGAIPINGEVLISLVKMKRLLEVDYRNRTAVVEPGYVNLRLTKAIQHEGYYYAPDPSSGMSCTIGGNVGENAGGPHCLKYGVTSNHVLGMEMVTPNGEMVTVGGMVPDMPGYDLTGLLVGSEGTMGIATKIFVRILKKPQGVKTVLALYDSVDDASQTVSAIIANGIIPGALEMMDTLAIEGVEKGTYVVGYPKDLAAVLIIELDGLTAGMEETANEIVEICKGYNVREVRVAQNEQERGLWWSNRKTAFGAMGNLSPDYLVQDGVIPRSRLPEVLSRIAEISRDSGLRIANVFHAGDGNLHPLILFDADKPGDTELAVKVGSQVLQVCADVGGSITGEHGVGIEKQNDMTKIFTQEELDAQVAIMRVFNPDNLCNPDKLFPKPSRCAEVKLVGAHAH
- a CDS encoding (Fe-S)-binding protein, translated to MSEQTTLAAMLEHSNYKWPDPPDPDKFNVCVHCGLCLDACPTYQETGNEAQSPRGRVYLIKSVAEGKLDINDSFIDPVFRCLDCRACETACPSGVQVGALIEEARGQVRKAQPLTGVKGMISSTFLKQIFPHPNRLRTLGRFMRFYQKSGLQTATRGLGIMKLFPKHLREMEAAMPQVPAKTSREALGTVLPAIGKKRGTVGLILGCVMDVMYADINMATARVLARNGFDVVMPEGQGCCGALQVHAGERDIAKAMARQNIDVFLAADVDYIIINAAGCGAAVKEYPELLHNDPQYHEKAETFAAKVRDVSEFLVEVGYEAPKGRVEMKITYHDACHLAHAQKIRTQPRQILRSIPGVELVEMFESDRCCGSAGIYNITHPEIAGPLLDRKMADVPSNVSCIAMGNPGCMMQIQVGVHRIDAKLEVAHTITLLDRAYQAEDQAAAGQAKQMELVGGRGRK